A single genomic interval of Cupriavidus necator harbors:
- a CDS encoding PepSY-associated TM helix domain-containing protein: MTETQPASGQQRRAFWLKHLHQWHWISSAICLIGMLMFAVTGFTLNHAAQIEARPAVETRHATMPTRVLDKVRAEAPAGDAQGREKKAPVPPVLADWLAQALDIDASGREAEWSADEIYVALPRPGGDAWVSLELDSGEAQYEKTTRGAISYLNDLHKGRNTGAAWSLFLDVFALACLVFSVTGLFLLKLHAAGRVGTWPLVGLGLVVPVLLALLFIH; this comes from the coding sequence ATGACCGAAACCCAGCCGGCCTCCGGCCAACAGCGGCGTGCCTTCTGGCTCAAGCATCTCCACCAGTGGCACTGGATCAGTTCCGCGATCTGCCTGATCGGGATGCTGATGTTTGCCGTTACCGGCTTCACGCTCAACCACGCCGCACAGATCGAGGCCAGGCCCGCGGTCGAGACGCGCCACGCCACCATGCCCACGCGCGTGCTCGACAAGGTGCGGGCCGAAGCGCCGGCGGGCGATGCCCAGGGGCGTGAAAAGAAGGCGCCGGTGCCGCCGGTGCTGGCCGACTGGCTGGCGCAGGCGCTGGACATCGACGCCAGCGGGCGCGAGGCCGAATGGTCCGCCGACGAGATCTACGTGGCGCTGCCGCGTCCGGGCGGCGACGCCTGGGTCAGCCTGGAACTCGACAGCGGCGAAGCCCAGTACGAGAAAACCACGCGCGGCGCCATCTCCTACCTGAACGACCTGCACAAGGGCCGCAACACCGGCGCCGCGTGGAGCCTGTTCCTGGATGTGTTCGCGCTGGCATGCCTGGTCTTCAGCGTGACCGGCCTGTTCCTGCTCAAGCTGCATGCGGCCGGGCGCGTGGGGACCTGGCCGCTGGTGGGGCTGGGGCTGGTGGTCCCGGTGCTGCTGGCGCTCCTGTTTATCCATTGA
- a CDS encoding DUF2271 domain-containing protein: MRRLLTVTLTGMAAVPLAGPALAADLNVKVEIPRLTVAEYHRPYVAMWVERADQSPVQTLAVWYDGKLRDGEGTKWLKDMRQWWRKAGRDLHMPADGISGATRAPGEHGVSFSDDKAPLGKLPAGNYQLVVEAAREVGGRELLRVPFTWPPQAAQTARAKGEHELGGVTVELKP; the protein is encoded by the coding sequence ATGCGCCGACTGCTCACCGTCACCCTGACCGGCATGGCCGCGGTTCCCCTGGCCGGCCCCGCGCTGGCCGCGGACCTGAACGTCAAGGTCGAAATCCCGCGCCTGACCGTGGCCGAGTACCACCGCCCCTATGTGGCGATGTGGGTCGAGCGCGCCGACCAGAGCCCGGTGCAGACCCTGGCGGTCTGGTACGACGGCAAGCTCAGGGACGGCGAAGGCACCAAGTGGCTCAAGGACATGCGCCAGTGGTGGCGCAAGGCCGGCCGCGACCTGCACATGCCGGCCGACGGCATCTCCGGCGCCACGCGCGCGCCGGGCGAGCACGGCGTGAGCTTCAGCGACGACAAGGCGCCGCTGGGCAAGCTGCCCGCCGGCAACTACCAGCTGGTGGTGGAAGCCGCGCGTGAAGTGGGCGGGCGCGAGCTGCTGCGCGTGCCGTTCACGTGGCCGCCGCAAGCCGCACAGACCGCCCGCGCCAAGGGCGAACACGAACTCGGCGGCGTGACCGTCGAACTGAAGCCGTAA